The proteins below come from a single Megalops cyprinoides isolate fMegCyp1 chromosome 5, fMegCyp1.pri, whole genome shotgun sequence genomic window:
- the tmem230a gene encoding transmembrane protein 230a, giving the protein MMPTRSAAAGAPSSKVKYSRVADNEDGYIDLQFKRSPPKVPYKAIALAAFLFLIGSFLIIIGALLLAGYIEVTHPDRTIPVLIIGILVFLPGFYHLRIAYYASKGYRGYSYDDIPDFDD; this is encoded by the exons ATGATGCCGACCCGCAGCGCCGCCGCTGGTGCTCCCAGCAGTAAGGTGAAGTACTCCAGGGTGGCGGATAATGAGGACGGCTACATCGAcctgcag tttaAGAGGAGTCCACCCAAAGTTCCATACAAGGCTATTGCCCTGGCTGCATTCCTCTTCCTAATTGGCTCCTTTTTGATAATAATTGGAGCCCTTCTCTTGGCTGGGTACATCGAAGTCACG CATCCCGACCGCACCATTCCTGTGCTCATCATCGGGATCCTGGTGTTCCTTCCCGGTTTCTACCACCTGCGCATCGCCTACTACGCCTCCAAGGGTTACCGCGGTTACTCCTACGACGACATCCCAGACTTTGACGActga